The genomic stretch TCAGGATCTACTACAACGGTTACTATTAAAAAAAATGGAACTACAATTAAAATCAAAACAGGTTCCACAACAGCAACAGTTAATGGAAAAAGTGTAAGTCTTGATACTCAAGTATTTATTCGCGACAGCCGTACATACGTTCCACTTCGTTTTGTATCCGAAGCTATGGGTAGTGACGTTGTTTGGAAAAAAAGCTATTCTCTTGTTATGGTAAGTACTACAGGTAAAACATACAGCCCGATTCTTGTAGGGAATGATCATGTAAAAGGAACGAGCATTGTTCAAGAAGCTACCAAATATATAGGTACACCTTATGTATATGGAGGTTCTACTCCAAGCGGATTTGACTGCTCTGGTTTCGTGAAATATGTTTTCGAGAAACACAACGTATCCCTTCCGCGTACAGCTGCTTCCATGTATAACACCGGAACTTCTGTATCAAAGAGTAATCTGAAACAAGGCGATCTTGTTTTCTTTAATACAACAGGTACTGTCTCTCATGTCGGCATCTACGTTGGAAACAATAGTTTCATTTCTGCCACTACTTCCAGTGGTATTAAAATCGACAGCCTGAGTAACACTTACTGGGGTCCTAAATATGTAGGAGCAAGAAGTGTACTTTAATATAAGATTAGAATGATAAGAAGACATTCACTCCGCGTGTTGGAGTTGAATGTCTTCTTTGTCTTAGAAGTTTCTTACGGTGACTTCGGGTTGTACCCTGCTTTCGCTTCCAGCACATTGATTTGAAGGTGTGGAGATATGGGAGTATATTGTTCCTTTGGGGTGTAGTAATGTCCTACAGTGCCGCCTGAGGGCTCAGAACCAGGGTTTATTGTTATCTAATCATTTGCGATCACTACCTCTCATGATATGCGCTATATACAGTCAAAAAAAGGTACGGTCCCTCAATTACTTTTGAGGAGCCGTACCTTTTCTTTATGAGAGATCTTTATCAGGCATCTTTATGAGAACTCTTCATTAGAGGTCTTTATTAGTGACACTCTTTTAGAAGAATTCATTATTTCATCTCTAAACTGAATCCCTATTTTGTGAATACATGATTTCCTATTGTTTTTATAATAGGTCGTGCTTTACTCCAAGCCGATGTGGCAATCTTCGGATTGTAATAATAGAGCGCTCCCCCTGTTGGATCTTCCCCATTCAGCGCACGCTTTGCTGCTATATAGGCAGAGGAATTCGGAGTAAGGTTATACTGACCGTCATCCACCGCAGTAAACTGTCTAGGATGAAGGATAACATCTTTTATGGAACTCGGGAACTGATTAGACTGCACCCGGTTCAGGATTACAGCAGCTACTGCCACCTGTCCTATTAATGATTCTCCCCTTGCTTCCCCATTTACAGCTTTAGCCAAAGCATTCAGTGTAGCTCCTGAGGCAGGCGCCTTAGCCTTCAAAGCAGCTATCGTTCGCTTACCTGCCTTTCCATCGACAGCAAGACCACTCCGCTTCTGGAAGCTTTGAACAGCCTTCTCTGTCTGTGATCCATAGTATCCGGTTACTCCAGCAGATAAGTAGCCTAGCGTTCTGAGTCTCTCTTGCAGGTCTACCACTTCAGCGTGCTGAGTTCCTTTTTGAAGAAGCATTGCACTGGCCGGGGAAGCGGCTCCTACTGTACCTATTGCGATCGATCCGCTTAAAAGTAACCCTGCTGCGAATGTTTTCCATTTTTTGTTATGATTTAATTTGTTCATATATCCTATGACAACCTCCAGATTCATGATGTAAGTGTAATTGCGGGATCTGGCTTTGCCGATCCTGAAAAAAAAGCCGGGAGAAAGGGAATTTTCCTGCTTTCTCCCGGCGAAGTGTTATTTAAGTACCATCATTCTTACAAATTCAATATTTATTTTGTAAAAGATTTATTTTGTGAAAACATGATTACCAAGTCTTTGTGTAACGGGCCTAGAACTCATCCAAGAAGAGGAAGTGTACTTCGGATTATAGAAGTATAGAGCACCTTTAGAAGGATCATATCCTGTCAAAGCTCTGCGAGCTGCCTCATAGGCACCCGCTGTCGGCACACTTAGTTTGCCGTCCGCCGCAGGTGCAAATTGTCCTTTTTGAAAAATCACGTTCGTAATAGCATTCGGAAATGCCGAGTTCTGAACACGATTAAGAATGACAGCACCTACTGCAACTTGTCCAGTAAATGATTCTCCTCCGGCTTCATCTTGAATAATACCTGCCAGATGTTTTAACACTTTATTATTAATCGGCGCTTTGGCTTTCAGTTTGGCTTCTGTCTTGGGACCAACCTTTCCATCGATAGCTAAGTTGTTCACCCTCTGGAATTTCTTCACAGCTGCAACCGTTTTGTCACCATAGTAACCACTGATACCAGCCCAGAAATAATTTATTTTATTCAGTCTTTCTTGGACCTCAACTACTTTGGAACTTCTACTACCCTTCTGTAGTGTCGCAGCACTAGCCGTTGTTGATGCACCCAGTATAGAAAGAGCACAGGCACATGTTAAGATAAGTGTGGGTATTTTTTTCATTAGTCTTACATATCCTCCGTTTCATTCGTGATCA from Paenibacillus polygoni encodes the following:
- a CDS encoding C40 family peptidase → MKKFGKCMLLTTLLGAGLVFGNSQVDASSSSSNSVNVQLNDSLVNFEDASPFLDNNARTQVPLRKLAEEMNYTVSSSKSGSTTTVTIKKNGTTIKIKTGSTTATVNGKSVSLDTQVFIRDSRTYVPLRFVSEAMGSDVVWKKSYSLVMVSTTGKTYSPILVGNDHVKGTSIVQEATKYIGTPYVYGGSTPSGFDCSGFVKYVFEKHNVSLPRTAASMYNTGTSVSKSNLKQGDLVFFNTTGTVSHVGIYVGNNSFISATTSSGIKIDSLSNTYWGPKYVGARSVL
- a CDS encoding cell wall hydrolase; translated protein: MNKLNHNKKWKTFAAGLLLSGSIAIGTVGAASPASAMLLQKGTQHAEVVDLQERLRTLGYLSAGVTGYYGSQTEKAVQSFQKRSGLAVDGKAGKRTIAALKAKAPASGATLNALAKAVNGEARGESLIGQVAVAAVILNRVQSNQFPSSIKDVILHPRQFTAVDDGQYNLTPNSSAYIAAKRALNGEDPTGGALYYYNPKIATSAWSKARPIIKTIGNHVFTK
- a CDS encoding cell wall hydrolase, with the protein product MKKIPTLILTCACALSILGASTTASAATLQKGSRSSKVVEVQERLNKINYFWAGISGYYGDKTVAAVKKFQRVNNLAIDGKVGPKTEAKLKAKAPINNKVLKHLAGIIQDEAGGESFTGQVAVGAVILNRVQNSAFPNAITNVIFQKGQFAPAADGKLSVPTAGAYEAARRALTGYDPSKGALYFYNPKYTSSSWMSSRPVTQRLGNHVFTK